CGAGCACTATGGATATTCGAGAAAAGAATTTCTATCATTAACCTTAAAAGATTTAAGGCCACCTGAAGAGGTGCCTAATCTCATCAAGGCCAATACAGATATAAAGAAAAGAGATGGAAATATTTATTTAGGCATATTCACCCACCAAAAAAAGAACGGTACGCTTATCCAGGTAGAAATCAACGGGCACAAGGTTGATTTCAATGATCGCCAGTGTTTGCTCGTTGTTTGCCAGGATGTAACGGAAAAAAGCGAACAGGAAGAAAAAACACTTCAAAGTGAACAACGCTTCAAGGCATTGGTGCAAGAGGGTGCTGACCTGATAGCCATTCTGGACGCAGAAGGTAAATATCTTTATGTTAGCCCAACAAGCATTTCAGTTTTAGGGATAGCTCCTGAAGAATTTATTGGAAGAAGTCCCTTTGAATTCATCCATCCTGACGATGCAGAAAAAGTTTCATCGAGTTTGCAGAAAATAGCAACAGAAAAAAAAGTGCTTATTAATCCGTTTCGCTTTCGGAACAAAAACAAGGAATGGCGTTGGATTGAAACGGTCTTCACCAATATGACGGATAATCCTGTGGTAAATGGGATTGTAGCCAATTCCAGGGACATTACCGAACAAATGGAAGCCCAAAAACAACTGGAGGTTAGTGAGCAATTTAATCGTACGGTTTTAGAAAGCAGCCCGGATTGCGTGAAAGTAATAGATACCGAAGGTCGTATCCAGTATATGAATTACAATGGACTTTGCCTGATGGAAATTGAAGACTTCTCAAAATTTAAAGATAAAGGCTGGTGGACGCTTTGGGGAGCTGAAAATGAAGGTTTGGCAAAGGAAGCCATCAAAAAAGCTTTGAAAGGGGAAACCGCACAGTTCGCAGCCTTCTGCCCTACAGCAAAAGGTACACCTAAATGGTGGGATGTAATGGTATCTCCAGTAGGTGAAACAGGCAAACCTATACAACAACTCATTTCTGTTTCAAGAGATGTATCCGAGCAAAAACAAAAAGAGCTTGAAAAGGAACTTTTAGGAAAAATCAGCCTAAACTTTTCTTATGAAAACAACCTGCTCGATGCTGCTACTGCGCTTTGCCAAACCCTCAATGATTATGGACACTTTGATTTTGTGGAATTGTGGCTTCCTAACATTGAAGACACACACATTAAGCTATTTGCTTTCGAGTCGGCATCACCCAAAGCCGACACCTTTTATGAACACAGCAAGGACATCAAATCCTTTACTAAGGTTGAAGGCCTTCCCGGCATCGTTTGGGACAAAAAAGCCACACTATTATGGGATGATATCAGCAAGAAGGATGATTTTGTTCGCAAGGAAGCTGCTCAAAAAGCGGGAATTGCATCGGCAATGGGTATTCCGCTGGAGTTTAATCAAAAGATTGTGGGTGTGCTGGTAGTTGGGACCCAACAAGAGCTGCACCACTTGAAAAAGTACAAGGCTCTTTTTGAGCAGCTTCGACAATTTTTAGGCTCAGAAATCAACCGAAAAAAACTGGAGAAAGACCTTCAACATTTATATGATGCCATACCTGATATCATCTGCATCACGGATTTACAGGGCAGATTTCTCAAAATTAATAAGGCTGGCTGTGATTTGATTGGATGTACTGAAGAGGAGATTCTATACAACACCTTTGAAAAATTTGTCCACCCTGATGACAAAGATAGTTCACACTATGATCTAGAAAAACTTAAAAAAGGTGGAAAAACCTTTGGTTTTGAAAATCGCTACATCAACAAAAGTGGCAATATAACATGGCTAAGCTGGACCAGTAATTCAAATTTGCAGGAAGGGCTTATCTATGCTACGGCAAGAAATATTACCGAAGAAAAAAGACTCAGGGAGCTAAACCGACAGGTGTCAAAGTTGGCCAAAATCGGAAGTTGGGAAGTCAACTTCGCCAACAATGAGATTATATGGTCTGAAATGCTTCATGAACTTCACGAAACAGACCCTAAAACCTTCAAGCCTGACTTGGAAGGCTCCATTGATTTTTACAGGGAAGATTTTAAGGACTTGGTTCGTGAAAATGTAGAAAAATGCGTGACATCGTGTATTCCCTTTGATTTTGAAGCCGTATTGGTTACCGCTAAAAAGAATGAACGCTGGGTGCGAGCCATTGGCAATGCGGAAATGGTAGAAGGTAAATGTCAACGCATTTATGGCAGTTTTCAGGACATTCACGAGCGCAAAATAGCAGAAATAGCCCTAAAGGAAAGCGAAAACAGGATAAGAACGATATTAGATGCTGAACCGGAATGCATAAAATTGTTAGGCCCGGATAACAAAGTATTAATGATGAACCCGGCAGGACTTGCAATGATTGAGGCCGATAATAAAGAAAAGATAATAGGTAAATCTGTGCTGGGTCTTGTTTTGCCTGAACATCGACCAGCATTCGCCACTTTTACAAAAAAGGTTTTTAAAGGAGAAACAGGTAAGCTTTTATTCGAGATAAAAGGTTTTAATGGAACACACCGATGGATGGAGACGCACGCTGTTCCTTTAAAAAACGAGCAAGGTAAAATTATGTCCTTATTGGGAATAACCAGGGATATTAGCGATCGGAAAAAAGCAGAAGAGGAGCTTCAAAATGCCTACGAAGAGAAAAACAATATTCTCGAAAGTATAGGGGATGCTTTTTTTGCCGTGGATAAAAACTGGATTATCACCTATTGGAATAAAGAAGCCGAAAACCTGATAGGTCGGAAAAGAGAAGATTTGATTGGGGATAATTTATGGGATTTATTTGCCGATGCCATCGACACGGATTTTTACAGGGAGTACCACAGAGCAATGGAGACAGGAGAAAAGGTAACGGTTGAAGATTACTATCCTGCGGTGAATAAATGGTTTGAAGTAACAGTTTATCCTTCAAACGAGGGGCTATCTGTCTATTTTAAAGATGTAACGCTAAGGAAGGAAGCAGATATTAGACTGTTGCAAGCCAATGAACGCTTCGAAAAAG
The DNA window shown above is from Chitinophagales bacterium and carries:
- a CDS encoding PAS domain S-box protein is translated as MTKDQINKDLFSLNPLPSWISDNETLEILDVNIAAIEHYGYSRKEFLSLTLKDLRPPEEVPNLIKANTDIKKRDGNIYLGIFTHQKKNGTLIQVEINGHKVDFNDRQCLLVVCQDVTEKSEQEEKTLQSEQRFKALVQEGADLIAILDAEGKYLYVSPTSISVLGIAPEEFIGRSPFEFIHPDDAEKVSSSLQKIATEKKVLINPFRFRNKNKEWRWIETVFTNMTDNPVVNGIVANSRDITEQMEAQKQLEVSEQFNRTVLESSPDCVKVIDTEGRIQYMNYNGLCLMEIEDFSKFKDKGWWTLWGAENEGLAKEAIKKALKGETAQFAAFCPTAKGTPKWWDVMVSPVGETGKPIQQLISVSRDVSEQKQKELEKELLGKISLNFSYENNLLDAATALCQTLNDYGHFDFVELWLPNIEDTHIKLFAFESASPKADTFYEHSKDIKSFTKVEGLPGIVWDKKATLLWDDISKKDDFVRKEAAQKAGIASAMGIPLEFNQKIVGVLVVGTQQELHHLKKYKALFEQLRQFLGSEINRKKLEKDLQHLYDAIPDIICITDLQGRFLKINKAGCDLIGCTEEEILYNTFEKFVHPDDKDSSHYDLEKLKKGGKTFGFENRYINKSGNITWLSWTSNSNLQEGLIYATARNITEEKRLRELNRQVSKLAKIGSWEVNFANNEIIWSEMLHELHETDPKTFKPDLEGSIDFYREDFKDLVRENVEKCVTSCIPFDFEAVLVTAKKNERWVRAIGNAEMVEGKCQRIYGSFQDIHERKIAEIALKESENRIRTILDAEPECIKLLGPDNKVLMMNPAGLAMIEADNKEKIIGKSVLGLVLPEHRPAFATFTKKVFKGETGKLLFEIKGFNGTHRWMETHAVPLKNEQGKIMSLLGITRDISDRKKAEEELQNAYEEKNNILESIGDAFFAVDKNWIITYWNKEAENLIGRKREDLIGDNLWDLFADAIDTDFYREYHRAMETGEKVTVEDYYPAVNKWFEVTVYPSNEGLSVYFKDVTLRKEADIRLLQANERFEKVTQATNDAIWDWNIKDDTLYWGGGFTKLFGYEVSKITPSLESWTEHIYPDDRDRVVQSIHEAIEDSEQTNWVAEYSYRKSDGTFAKVIDRGIVIRNVDGKPMRMVGAMTDITEQKNHEKQLLELNESLQNYAKDLERSNEELESFAFITSHDLQEPLRMISSFMDQLKRKYGDQLDEKALQYIHYASDGAKRMKRIILDLLEYSRAAKPIDSLEEVDLNEILSEFKQLRRKVISEKAASISSVELPTVTTYKAGIAQVFNSLLDNAIKYAEEGKAPQIEIKAIEKEAEWEFSIKDNGIGIDSEFFEKIFLIFQRLHNRDQYAGTGIGLSIAKRHVEFLGGKIWLKSELGKGATFYFSIPKTQ